One window from the genome of Paramormyrops kingsleyae isolate MSU_618 chromosome 3, PKINGS_0.4, whole genome shotgun sequence encodes:
- the LOC111858636 gene encoding tetraspanin-8-like: MAVNKFIKYSLFIFNFLFWLCGCGILAISIYLKVTNNGNKVLNVTIPGVDLLIAIGAVIMVLGFLGCCGAVRESRCMLLLFFIGLLLIFILLLAAGILGAVAQSQVDSWLKGELQKLMPLSNQPSDVQHDIGILQQEGLCCGLTGGPQDWANQVPDTCKCTNTSAQCAPVAGNSVYTTPCVTYLTNIMKKNAKIVAGIGFAIGVVMLIGMSFAMTLYCQIGRKGGVTTS, translated from the exons CTATGTGGATGTGGCATCCTTGCCATCTCCATATACCTGAAGGTGACCAACAATGGGAATAAG GTCCTGAATGTAACTATTCCCGGTGTCGACCTGCTGATTGCCATCGGTGCGGTGATCATGGTCCTTGGGTTTCTGGGATGCTGTGGCGCCGTTCGCGAGAGCCGCTGCATGCTGCTGCTG TTCTTCATCGGCTTGCTtctcatcttcatcctcctACTGGCTGCAGGAATCCTGGGTGCCGTTGCACAATCACAG GTTGACAGCTGGCTAAAGGGAGAACTTCAAAAACTTATGCCTTTATCCAACCAGCCATCAGATGTCCAGCATGATATTGGCATACTGCAACAGGAG GGGCTATGCTGCGGGCTGACGGGGGGGCCCCAGGACTGGGCCAATCAAGTGCCAGACACGTGCAAATGCACAAACACATCCGCCCAATGCGCACCCGTGGCCGGTAACAGTGTGTACACCACG CCCTGTGTCACATATTTGACAAACATAATGAAGAAAAATGCGAAGATTGTCGCAGGAATTGGTTTTGCCATCGGGGTAGTGATG CTTATAGGAATGAGCTTCGCCATGACCCTCTACTGCCAGATCGGCAGGAAGGGCGGCGTGACCACCTCCTGA